Within Limisalsivibrio acetivorans, the genomic segment CCGTTGGCGGGAAGTTGGCAACCAACGCTGTTCCTATGGGAAAGATAGCCGCCTACGATCTCCTCGGGCTGGATCTTGAGTATCCCGGCTTTGTGAATGGAGCCATTACAAAATCCGGCAACTGGCGCATGGGTGGAACAGGTTTCACCGAGGAAGAGGCAAAGAAAAGGGGCTTCATAACCATAACAGCGAAGGGTGAGACAACCACAAGGTTCCCCATGATGCCCGGCGCAAAGCGTGTATTCGTAAAACTGGTTGCTGATGCAGATAGCGGAAGGATTATAGGGGGACAGGTTGTTGGAGGCGAAGGTGTGCCCGGCAGGGTAGACACCATAACCCTCGCCATACAGCAGAGGATGACCGCAAAGGAACTCTTCCTTTTCAGCTATTCAGCCCAGCCCTATCAGTCGTTCTTCCCCGCAAGCAACGCCATAGTTCAAGCGGCGGAAAAGATAATGCTTACCCTTAAGGAAAACAATCTCCTGAAGGTTTAGTTCTACATTCCTTTTTATGAGGAACCCCTCCTACACACGCCAAAGGAGCCGGTATTGCTCAGTACCGGCTCCCTCTCCTAATCGGTTATCCCGAGTATCACAGCGGAAGCCTTGAAAGCACCAGCGATGGCCTTTCCCACCTTTATATCCATAGCCTCGGCGGATTCCTTTGTCACAACCCCTGTTAGCTCGCTTCCGCCGTTAAGCCTTATCCTTACGGATGTGTTCACGGCCCCCTCTTCAATGCTCTCAACAACGCCTTCGAGGAAGTTGCGAGCACTCAGCCTACCCCTCAGCTCCGGTTCGGCGATGATCACGCTGGAGGATTTCACAATCGCCCATGCCTCCATCCCCTCCTCAATACCGAGCCTCTCAAGCCCGCCGAGGGTTATTACAGAGGCAATCGTATCACCCCCCTTCAGCTCTATCTCAACGGAGGCGTTCACCTCACCTTTTGATACATTAACCACCCTGCCGAAGTACTGGTTTCTGGCACTTGTACGCATACTGAGCCTCCTGAGCGCATCGTAGAGGGATTCGAAATCGTGGAGATTGTCCTGTGCCTCTTTCACAAAGGTGAACAGGCGTTTCTCGATAAAATCATAGGCCCTCAGCATATCCTCTGCATATTCAGTCAGCTGTGCACCACCGCCGCCGGAGCCCCCCGTTTTGCTCTGAACGAGGGTTTCGGGGCTTATCTCGTTCATCGTGTTTATGGAATCCCACGCACCCTTATAGCTCATCCCCGCCTTTTTCGCCGCACTTGAGATCGAGCCGGATTCTCTCACAGCACGGAGAAGCTCTATCCTTTTCCTTGTTATACTCCCCTTACCGGCAAGCTTAAAACCTATCTCACCATCCAGGCTGAAATCTTTGTCCATAAATGCACTCCCTGATAATCTAAATTTTAGCCCATAAGCCGAGACACTTCAAGAACCCGCTCAACCTCCTTCCCTGATCAGGCTTGCTTAATCATATTCGAATGGTAGCATTTAGGTATAGTATGGAGGGATTGACAATGGCACTCAACGATATTCAAAAGAAGCAATGCGAAACATCCAGATGGAACTTCGACTCCTTAAAGGCGATATTCCTTAACTGTACCCTGAAAAAAAGCCCAGAACTGTCTCACACCAGGGGACTTATAGATATCTCAGCAGAGATAATGCGAAAGAACGGTGTTAAGGTGGATATCCTGCGCCCTGTGGATTATGACATCGCTTCCGGTGTTTACCCCGATATGACCGAACACGGCTGGGAGAAGGACGACTGGCCCATGATATATCAAAAGGTTATGGAGGCCAATATCCTCATCATCGGCACACCGGTCTGGCTTGGGGATAAATCTTCCGTAGCTGCAAATGTGATTGAGCGGCTTTACTCAACATCCGGCAACCTGAACGATTCGGGTCAGTACGACTACTACGGAAGAACTGGTGGCTGTCTCGTGACAGGAAACGAGGATGGTGCAAAGCACTGTGCCATGAATATTCTTTACTCACTACAGCATATAGGCTACACGATCCCGCCCCAGAGCGATGCCGCATGGCTTGGAGAGGCAGGGCCCGGTCCCTCCTATCTGGATGAGGGCTCCGGCGGGCCGGAGAATGACTTCACCAACAGGAACACCACCTTCATGACATGGAACTTGATGCACATGGCTCTCATGCTCCAGAAAAGTGGAGGCATCCCTGCCCATGGAAACCAGAGAACCGAGTGGGAAGCGGGTTGCAGGTTCGACTTTGAAAACCCGGAATACAGATAAATACCTATCATCAAAAGACAGAAACATTAATCGTGCATAAAAAAAGCTCCCCGTAAAAGGGGAGCTTCCTATTGATTCTATATAGAATCAGCTTGGCTGATCTCTAATTACATCAGGGCATAAAGTTTGTCAACTGCCGCTTCGATACCTTCTGATATCTCAAGGATATTCTGACCCAGCATATAGGCGGGGCTTGTGATAATCTTATTCGCCTCATCCACAACAGCCTCCTGAACGGGGCACTGTATGTGCTTCGCGCCAAGGGATTCAAGAGCTCCTGCAACACCCTCTTCGTTACCGATAGTTATGCTGGATTCAACACCTGTTCCGGCAAGGGCCTTGGCAACTATGACTGGTGCGATACAGATCGCCGCAAGGGGCTTCTTCGCATCGAGTGTGCCCTTCACAAGACGAAGGACGTCATCGTTTATCTTTGCATCCGGCCCGTCAACGGCGAAGGAGGTAAGGTTCTTGGCTGCACCGAATCCGCCGGGGATCATCAGTGCATCGAAGTCGGAAACGTTTACATCCTTGATATCACGTATATCTCCTCGGCTTATTCTGGCCGCCTCTACAAGAACGTTGCGGGATTCGCCCTGCATAACGTCCCCTGTGAGATGGTTGATAACGTGCATCTGGTCGATGTTCGGAGCCATATAGATTATCTCGGCACCACGCTTCTCAAGGAAGTATACGCTCATTATGGTTTCCTGCAGTTCGGAGCCGTCATAAACCCCGCAACCACTGAGAACTAGTCCTATCTTAGCCATTGGATCCTCCTCTTAATCATTCTTATACAAGATCCTAACAGCGCAGTTACCCCTTTTCAAGGGTATTTCTAATACTCTCTGCTATGTTCCAGCTCACTCTGGTGCAGTCGTTGAGTGCAATACCGTAAAGTACGTTACCACCTATGTGGATACCGCCGATATCCGAGCATATGCTTTCCACACGCTTAACCCTCTCGGAGTGGCCGGGGTAATACTGGGGTATCGCTTTCTCCCAGCGGAAGGACTGCACAACCTCGGGTGCAGCCTTTACGCCAACAGTATCCTTGATCTCCTCAAGGGCAATGGTAATGAGCTCATCACTCGAATGCTCCATGAGCCTGCGTCCACGCTCGGTGTCCCCCCCCATGATTACACGGATAAGCTTCTTGCCGTCGGGGGCTCTTTCGGGAAAGATTGAAGATGTGAACAACCCACCAAGTATTCTTCTATTCTCCAAGCGGGGGATAAGGTAGCCGAAACCATCTAGCTCGTCCTCAATATCCTCGGCACGAAAGCCCATACCAGCAACAAATGCGGGTGAGTAGGCTATATCCGCCATCTCTTTGGCGAGCTCTTCGTTAAGGGGCTTGAGAAACTCCGCAGAGGCATAGGACGGGGAACATATTATGACTTGATCAAATGAATATGTATCCTTATTAGTCTCCACGGTAAACCGCTCACCCTTGTGAACAGCCTTCACCTCGCAGTTTGTCACAAAATCCACACCCTTGCTGAGGGAAGCGATATCCTCGATGGCGTTTATGAGCCCACCCTTATATGATGTGAGCACTCCGCCGGGACCGGCAGGGCCGCTCTTCTTTTTCTTCTTCTTAAGCATACCTTTGAAAAGACCGCCGTAGGTCATCTCCAGATCATATATAACGCCGAAGGCGGACTTGAGGCTGAGTTTTTCAGCATCTCCGGCAAAAACACCTGATACCATGGGTGATATCATGTATTCCATCGCCTCTTTGCCAAGCCTTCTTTTGGCGAATTCGGCAACGGTTTCGTCCTTGTCATCCTTCTTTTTGGAAACGAGAATTTCACCCATAAGGCGCATCTTGCCGCCGAAGGATATAAGGTCTGTCTTCATGAATGACGGTGGAGTTTCGGGTACACGAACCAGCTTTCCGTTGCGCATGATAAAGCGCTTCCTTGCCTTGTCGTTACTTCTGTAGAGCTTGTCCGCAAGCCCTGCGTCCTCGAAGAGCTGCAGAGTGTGGGGCTTATTGTCCAGGAAGCCGTTGGGACCCGCCTCAACGCTGAAGCCCTCTTGTCTGGCGGTATCGATACATCCGCCGAGCTTCTTATCCTTTTCCAGAAGTGTAATATTAAGGCCTTCTATCTGGGAGAGCCAGAATGCAGCAGCCACTCCGGATATTCCGCCCCCTATAATTCCGATGTTCATTAATCAACCTCCGTTAAAGCAGTCTCCTTTAATATCATCCGCATGGTTAACGGGCACAAGAGCCTTGCTCACACCACCATAGGAATCAAGGATAGAGCATACCCCCTTCATCTCCTCCCCGGGGATGACGCTCTTGTCCTGCCATGAGATCCTCTGGAGCTTCACAAGCACCCTTGAAGGCTCCTTAACCTTAGATACAAGGGAGTTCACTATACTGTTAACATAGCTCTTTGTTTCGATATCCGAAAGATTAAGCTCGTTTTTTATCTGATCGTGGTAGCACATAACGGCGAAATAGTCGAAGCCCGCCTTCATCAGCCTGTCAATGGACTGGGAATACCACGACATGCCGATCATATCGTCCAGCGGAGTTTCGTAGTAGACATTTGCTGCAAAACGGATGGA encodes:
- a CDS encoding TOBE domain-containing protein; the protein is MDKDFSLDGEIGFKLAGKGSITRKRIELLRAVRESGSISSAAKKAGMSYKGAWDSINTMNEISPETLVQSKTGGSGGGGAQLTEYAEDMLRAYDFIEKRLFTFVKEAQDNLHDFESLYDALRRLSMRTSARNQYFGRVVNVSKGEVNASVEIELKGGDTIASVITLGGLERLGIEEGMEAWAIVKSSSVIIAEPELRGRLSARNFLEGVVESIEEGAVNTSVRIRLNGGSELTGVVTKESAEAMDIKVGKAIAGAFKASAVILGITD
- a CDS encoding flavodoxin family protein, coding for MALNDIQKKQCETSRWNFDSLKAIFLNCTLKKSPELSHTRGLIDISAEIMRKNGVKVDILRPVDYDIASGVYPDMTEHGWEKDDWPMIYQKVMEANILIIGTPVWLGDKSSVAANVIERLYSTSGNLNDSGQYDYYGRTGGCLVTGNEDGAKHCAMNILYSLQHIGYTIPPQSDAAWLGEAGPGPSYLDEGSGGPENDFTNRNTTFMTWNLMHMALMLQKSGGIPAHGNQRTEWEAGCRFDFENPEYR
- the elbB gene encoding isoprenoid biosynthesis glyoxalase ElbB, with protein sequence MAKIGLVLSGCGVYDGSELQETIMSVYFLEKRGAEIIYMAPNIDQMHVINHLTGDVMQGESRNVLVEAARISRGDIRDIKDVNVSDFDALMIPGGFGAAKNLTSFAVDGPDAKINDDVLRLVKGTLDAKKPLAAICIAPVIVAKALAGTGVESSITIGNEEGVAGALESLGAKHIQCPVQEAVVDEANKIITSPAYMLGQNILEISEGIEAAVDKLYALM
- the hemG gene encoding protoporphyrinogen oxidase, translating into MNIGIIGGGISGVAAAFWLSQIEGLNITLLEKDKKLGGCIDTARQEGFSVEAGPNGFLDNKPHTLQLFEDAGLADKLYRSNDKARKRFIMRNGKLVRVPETPPSFMKTDLISFGGKMRLMGEILVSKKKDDKDETVAEFAKRRLGKEAMEYMISPMVSGVFAGDAEKLSLKSAFGVIYDLEMTYGGLFKGMLKKKKKKSGPAGPGGVLTSYKGGLINAIEDIASLSKGVDFVTNCEVKAVHKGERFTVETNKDTYSFDQVIICSPSYASAEFLKPLNEELAKEMADIAYSPAFVAGMGFRAEDIEDELDGFGYLIPRLENRRILGGLFTSSIFPERAPDGKKLIRVIMGGDTERGRRLMEHSSDELITIALEEIKDTVGVKAAPEVVQSFRWEKAIPQYYPGHSERVKRVESICSDIGGIHIGGNVLYGIALNDCTRVSWNIAESIRNTLEKG